Proteins from a genomic interval of Arthrobacter sp. CAN_C5:
- a CDS encoding ABC transporter ATP-binding protein: MNNGYGGIVATGIARSFGTVAAIRHIDFAAPAGEVTALIGPNGSGKTTLLLILASLLAPDTGTLRVGGVDPAQDAAAVRRTVGWMPDTLGVWESLTAAEILTTMGSLYGMPVARRRERAAELLAAVRLEEFADKPARVLSRGQQQRLSLARALIHDPAVLLLDEPASGLDPGSRVELRATLRSLADRGKTVVVSSHVLSELDEIADRAVFINRGESVKNQTLDEAGTQIRRYYIQADPMEPLAEALASHGVTFEVRGDSRRVEYQVMVSSTDQAAWLLRTLILADVAVTAFAPAGGALEETYMSLDTDRQ; encoded by the coding sequence ATGAACAACGGGTATGGGGGAATCGTTGCCACGGGGATCGCACGGAGCTTCGGCACCGTCGCCGCGATCAGGCACATTGACTTTGCAGCGCCGGCCGGCGAGGTGACGGCTCTGATCGGGCCTAACGGGTCGGGTAAGACCACACTGCTGCTGATTTTGGCGTCCCTGTTGGCGCCCGATACTGGAACCCTGCGGGTCGGGGGCGTGGACCCTGCGCAGGATGCTGCGGCAGTGAGGCGCACCGTCGGCTGGATGCCCGACACCCTGGGTGTCTGGGAATCCCTGACTGCCGCCGAGATTCTGACCACGATGGGGTCTCTCTATGGAATGCCAGTAGCTCGGCGCCGGGAGCGGGCCGCCGAGCTGCTGGCTGCGGTCCGGCTGGAGGAGTTCGCTGACAAGCCCGCACGGGTGCTCTCCCGGGGGCAACAGCAGCGGCTGAGTCTCGCCCGTGCGTTGATCCACGATCCGGCGGTGCTGCTGCTGGACGAGCCGGCGTCAGGACTGGACCCGGGATCACGGGTGGAGCTCCGCGCGACCTTGCGCTCCCTGGCAGACCGGGGGAAGACGGTGGTGGTGTCCAGCCATGTGCTCTCCGAACTGGACGAGATTGCGGACCGCGCGGTGTTCATCAACCGGGGCGAATCGGTCAAGAACCAGACACTTGATGAGGCTGGCACCCAGATTCGCCGCTACTACATTCAGGCTGACCCAATGGAGCCGCTGGCGGAGGCGCTCGCCAGTCACGGAGTCACGTTCGAGGTGCGGGGTGACTCCCGCCGTGTCGAGTATCAAGTGATGGTCAGCAGTACTGATCAGGCGGCCTGGCTGCTCCGTACCCTGATCCTGGCCGACGTCGCGGTCACCGCCTTCGCGCCGGCGGGCGGGGCCCTCGAAGAAACCTACATGAGCCTCGATACGGACAGACAATGA